One genomic segment of Paraburkholderia phymatum STM815 includes these proteins:
- a CDS encoding SRPBCC family protein, translating to MEIEQSFTVPYPCHEVWARFHDTPGIVACLPGASLTAPVENGMLKLAMTVKLGPIVASFAGDGDMKLDDAQRCGSISGTGVDRKSASRVKGVASFALEETGTRETRVDVKLDYAISGSLAQFSRGGIVKELATRLTEAFADNLKGKLDEVGTAEMSATLRVEPTPVVQAVAVTEPGARKAETPAQEPRIESRATARVQPANAPLDVGNLFWKILWSRLRGFFSFASR from the coding sequence ATGGAAATCGAACAAAGCTTCACCGTGCCTTATCCCTGCCACGAAGTCTGGGCGCGCTTTCACGATACGCCCGGCATCGTCGCATGCCTGCCGGGCGCTTCGCTCACGGCGCCCGTCGAGAACGGGATGCTCAAGCTCGCGATGACCGTCAAGCTCGGGCCGATCGTCGCGTCATTCGCAGGCGACGGCGACATGAAGCTCGACGATGCGCAGCGTTGCGGCAGCATCAGCGGAACGGGCGTGGATCGCAAGAGCGCGTCGCGCGTCAAAGGCGTGGCGTCGTTCGCGCTCGAAGAGACGGGGACGCGCGAAACACGCGTCGACGTGAAGCTGGATTACGCGATCAGCGGCAGTCTCGCGCAGTTTTCGCGAGGCGGCATCGTGAAGGAACTGGCCACACGCCTGACCGAGGCGTTCGCGGACAATCTCAAGGGGAAGCTGGACGAAGTGGGCACGGCGGAAATGAGCGCCACGCTACGAGTCGAGCCAACGCCGGTGGTGCAGGCAGTTGCCGTAACGGAACCGGGAGCAAGAAAAGCTGAAACGCCTGCACAAGAGCCACGCATCGAATCGCGTGCGACCGCGCGCGTCCAGCCCGCAAACGCGCCGCTGGACGTCGGCAATCTGTTCTGGAAGATTCTGTGGTCGCGCTTGCGCGGATTCTTCAGCTTTGCGAGCCGCTGA
- a CDS encoding FAD binding domain-containing protein: MKAATYDYAKPFACDEAIALIGPTEGMGKFVAGSQSLGPMMNLRLAQPEMLVDLRGIAALRACSIEGETVALGACITHAEIEDGKVETGTRGLMEYVARGIAYRAVRNRGTLGGSLAHADPAADWINTMCALDATFLVAGPGGARTIGNRTWMAGAFTTALEPDEILTGVRFARLSPTARWSYYKFNRKPGEFAEAIAVFIDDAARGVCRAVIGAIDAPPYAIDDARALLRDADPDTACFDAHLEAAGVEAGSYEHEVHRVALVRAAAAIRHQDGTAS, from the coding sequence ATGAAAGCCGCTACTTACGATTACGCAAAGCCGTTCGCCTGCGACGAGGCGATTGCGCTCATCGGTCCCACGGAAGGCATGGGCAAGTTCGTGGCCGGCAGTCAGTCGCTTGGACCGATGATGAACCTGCGGCTCGCGCAGCCCGAAATGCTCGTCGATCTGCGCGGCATCGCGGCGTTGCGCGCATGCAGCATCGAAGGAGAAACCGTTGCGCTCGGTGCGTGCATCACGCATGCGGAGATCGAGGACGGCAAGGTCGAAACGGGCACACGCGGGCTCATGGAGTATGTCGCTCGCGGCATCGCCTATCGCGCGGTGCGCAATCGCGGCACGCTCGGCGGCAGTCTCGCGCATGCTGACCCCGCCGCCGACTGGATCAACACGATGTGCGCACTCGATGCCACGTTTCTCGTCGCGGGGCCGGGCGGCGCGCGCACGATCGGCAATCGCACATGGATGGCGGGTGCGTTCACGACCGCGCTCGAGCCGGACGAGATCCTCACAGGCGTGCGCTTTGCGCGGCTCTCGCCGACGGCGCGCTGGAGCTACTACAAGTTCAACCGCAAGCCGGGCGAGTTCGCGGAGGCGATTGCCGTGTTCATCGACGACGCGGCGCGCGGCGTGTGCCGCGCGGTAATTGGCGCAATCGACGCGCCGCCTTACGCGATCGACGATGCCCGCGCACTGCTGCGCGACGCCGATCCGGATACCGCGTGTTTCGATGCGCACCTTGAAGCGGCGGGCGTCGAAGCGGGCAGCTACGAACACGAAGTGCATCGCGTCGCGCTCGTGCGCGCGGCGGCGGCCATTCGCCATCAGGACGGGACAGCATCATGA
- a CDS encoding YlbE family protein produces the protein MHADDANTRALSRVHAVRPQWRGVVAARDAVRLPDFTLLHAGPPFDDPRKPSAPVRSSAILCCLYEGWAKDEAHAERLIEQGDVRLECAQSYGVVTPLAAVVSPRTMLVEVADANHPDARAWSLLGSGAGPQIRFGSRDIRILERMKWRDCVLAPALDQALAQGPIDLLALARTGFDDGDDLHARTSGATAALRALLAQRRDHADVDAMLAQTPLFFLTLWMAACALMLSAASRGSPSASTLVVALAGNGERVGIRLAGAPSRWLVAAAHAPEGPRLDPQQQTAAAPLTGDSGVIDAAGFGAQALAFAREPAQAFEPYLPAGWRDGQTRVHTGSHPVFVELPGVLDAARVVHEGIAPLAAIAMIGADGCAGLLGRGLYTAPMELFARALAELSGEVV, from the coding sequence ATGCATGCCGATGATGCCAATACGCGTGCGCTGAGCCGCGTGCATGCGGTGCGTCCGCAATGGCGCGGTGTCGTGGCGGCGCGCGACGCGGTGCGTCTTCCGGATTTCACGCTGCTGCACGCGGGCCCGCCGTTCGACGATCCGCGCAAGCCCTCCGCGCCGGTGCGCTCGTCGGCGATTTTGTGCTGTCTGTATGAAGGCTGGGCGAAGGACGAAGCGCACGCGGAGCGTCTGATCGAACAGGGCGACGTCCGGCTCGAATGTGCGCAGTCATATGGCGTGGTCACGCCGCTCGCGGCCGTCGTCTCGCCGCGCACGATGCTGGTCGAAGTCGCGGACGCAAACCATCCCGATGCGCGCGCGTGGTCGTTGCTCGGTAGCGGCGCGGGCCCGCAGATCCGTTTCGGCAGCCGCGACATACGCATACTCGAACGCATGAAATGGCGCGACTGCGTGCTCGCGCCCGCGCTCGATCAAGCGCTCGCACAGGGTCCAATCGATCTGCTCGCACTGGCGCGAACCGGCTTCGATGACGGCGACGATCTCCATGCGCGCACCTCGGGCGCGACCGCTGCGCTGCGTGCGCTGCTTGCTCAGCGACGGGATCATGCCGACGTCGACGCGATGCTGGCGCAGACGCCGCTCTTCTTTCTGACACTATGGATGGCCGCGTGCGCGCTGATGTTGTCGGCGGCCTCGCGCGGTAGCCCGTCGGCGTCGACGCTCGTCGTGGCACTGGCGGGCAACGGCGAGCGCGTGGGCATCCGGCTCGCGGGTGCGCCGTCGCGCTGGCTCGTCGCCGCCGCGCACGCGCCAGAAGGCCCGCGCCTCGATCCGCAACAGCAGACAGCCGCCGCGCCGCTCACGGGCGACAGCGGCGTCATCGATGCGGCGGGTTTCGGTGCACAGGCGCTCGCGTTCGCGCGGGAACCCGCGCAAGCGTTCGAGCCGTACCTGCCCGCCGGGTGGCGCGACGGGCAAACGCGCGTGCATACGGGATCGCATCCCGTGTTCGTGGAGTTGCCCGGCGTGCTGGATGCGGCGCGCGTGGTTCACGAAGGTATCGCACCCCTCGCCGCGATCGCGATGATCGGCGCCGACGGATGCGCGGGCTTGCTGGGTCGCGGCCTTTATACGGCGCCGATGGAGCTCTTCGCGCGTGCCCTGGCCGAACTCTCGGGTGAAGTCGTATGA
- the hpxZ gene encoding oxalurate catabolism protein HpxZ has protein sequence MSAESINDPETLAAVEAAFDEYERALTTNDVAVLDALFWNSPHTLRFGATENLQGYDAIRAFRAQRPGKGLMRTIVDRSVTTFGADFAVANITFTRAGEARIGRQSQTWARIEGQWRVVAAHVSWMDPS, from the coding sequence ATGAGCGCAGAGTCGATTAACGATCCCGAGACGCTCGCGGCCGTCGAAGCCGCATTCGATGAATACGAGCGCGCGCTCACGACCAACGACGTTGCCGTGCTCGACGCACTCTTCTGGAACAGCCCGCATACGCTGCGCTTCGGCGCGACGGAAAACCTGCAAGGCTACGATGCGATCCGCGCATTTCGTGCGCAGCGCCCAGGCAAGGGCCTGATGCGCACTATCGTTGATCGTTCGGTGACGACGTTCGGCGCGGATTTCGCCGTCGCGAACATTACGTTCACGCGCGCGGGCGAGGCACGCATCGGGCGCCAGTCGCAGACGTGGGCGCGTATCGAAGGTCAATGGCGCGTGGTGGCGGCGCATGTCAGCTGGATGGACCCATCGTGA
- a CDS encoding amidase, translating to MQSDLLQPGLHGAFVADGFDALPAAARPPRVGDKLAGLRLAVKDVFDIAGLRTGSGNLAWRDEQPVGLRTALAVRALLEEDARWIGKTVTDELTYSLAGVNAHYGTPVNPADPARIPGGSSSGSAVAVAAGHADIALGTDCGGSVRLPASYCGVWGMRPTHGRVASDGCLTLAHSFDTVGWFARDARRLADVFEVLARSIVMERDEPINLHVPRSLLACVDAPVLACFEASLPALGDAVTFVEPKASLVDWAQAFRVLQAAEIAQRYGVWAYEHAASFGRDVGARFAMSRTITCEQIADAQRVRVEAIRTMADALAQDTYWIVPTVPGVAPRADASAETVDHTRARSQQMLCVAGLAGLPQVSMPWTRIEGAPVGLSLIGARGTDEGVLRAARAVHAAMR from the coding sequence ATGCAAAGCGATCTGTTGCAACCGGGTTTGCATGGGGCCTTCGTTGCCGACGGCTTTGATGCGCTGCCTGCCGCCGCGCGGCCGCCGCGCGTGGGAGACAAGCTCGCGGGCTTGAGGCTCGCGGTGAAGGACGTGTTCGATATCGCCGGGCTTCGCACGGGCAGCGGCAATCTCGCGTGGCGCGACGAGCAGCCGGTGGGCCTTCGAACCGCGCTGGCCGTTCGCGCACTGCTCGAAGAAGACGCGCGTTGGATCGGCAAAACCGTCACCGATGAACTGACCTACAGCCTCGCCGGTGTGAACGCGCATTACGGCACGCCCGTCAATCCCGCCGATCCTGCGCGCATTCCGGGCGGCTCGTCGTCGGGCTCCGCGGTGGCGGTGGCGGCAGGACACGCGGACATCGCGCTCGGCACCGATTGCGGCGGCTCGGTGCGCTTGCCGGCGAGCTATTGCGGCGTGTGGGGCATGCGGCCCACGCATGGGCGCGTCGCGTCGGATGGTTGTCTCACGCTTGCGCACAGTTTCGACACGGTGGGCTGGTTCGCGAGGGACGCACGCAGGCTCGCCGACGTATTCGAAGTGCTGGCGCGCAGCATCGTCATGGAGCGCGACGAACCCATCAACCTGCACGTGCCGCGCAGCCTGCTCGCCTGCGTCGACGCACCCGTGTTGGCGTGCTTCGAAGCATCGCTGCCAGCGCTCGGCGACGCGGTGACGTTCGTCGAGCCCAAGGCGTCGCTTGTTGATTGGGCTCAGGCGTTTCGCGTGCTGCAGGCGGCGGAAATCGCGCAACGCTACGGCGTCTGGGCGTACGAGCACGCCGCCAGCTTTGGGCGCGACGTCGGCGCGCGCTTTGCGATGAGCCGGACCATCACGTGCGAACAGATCGCCGACGCGCAGCGTGTGCGCGTCGAAGCGATCCGCACGATGGCCGATGCGCTTGCGCAAGACACGTATTGGATCGTGCCGACGGTGCCGGGCGTCGCACCCCGCGCGGATGCGTCGGCGGAAACGGTCGATCACACGCGCGCCCGCTCGCAGCAGATGCTGTGCGTCGCGGGTCTCGCAGGTCTGCCGCAAGTGAGCATGCCGTGGACGCGGATCGAGGGGGCGCCCGTCGGCTTGTCTTTGATCGGCGCACGTGGCACGGACGAAGGTGTGCTGCGCGCCGCACGCGCGGTGCACGCAGCCATGCGGTAA
- a CDS encoding phytanoyl-CoA dioxygenase family protein, translating into MTKHLSEAQVAHFKQHGYVYPMRAIGAEEAAEYRRIIERYEASSGEDVNKTLKIKGHLALPAIVELARHPAILDAVEDVIGPDIMLFGASIFAKNGRDPRYVSWHQDSTYFGLTPHEEVTVWVALTPANSLNGVLRVLPGSHSGPDLRHVETYAKDNMLAKGQTLVGIDENLAVEMPLQPGEFSMHHERTAHSSLPNRSDDRRIGFAFFYVPAHVRSASGRRRATLVRGVDRFHHWDPDTLPEYDCDPRSMSELVQTWGKYKDGEVKQAADMTAPQ; encoded by the coding sequence ATGACGAAGCACTTGAGCGAGGCGCAGGTCGCGCACTTCAAACAGCACGGGTATGTCTACCCGATGCGCGCGATCGGCGCGGAAGAGGCGGCGGAGTATCGTCGCATCATCGAGCGCTACGAGGCGTCTTCCGGCGAAGATGTCAACAAGACCCTGAAAATCAAGGGTCATCTGGCGCTGCCCGCCATCGTCGAACTCGCGCGTCACCCCGCCATTCTCGATGCTGTCGAAGACGTGATCGGGCCGGACATCATGCTGTTTGGCGCATCCATCTTCGCGAAGAACGGACGCGATCCGCGTTATGTGTCGTGGCATCAGGACTCGACGTATTTCGGGCTTACGCCACATGAGGAAGTGACGGTGTGGGTCGCGCTCACACCCGCGAACTCGCTGAACGGCGTGCTGCGCGTCTTGCCCGGTTCGCACAGTGGGCCTGACTTAAGGCACGTCGAAACCTACGCGAAGGACAACATGCTCGCGAAAGGGCAGACGCTTGTCGGCATCGACGAGAACCTCGCTGTCGAAATGCCGCTGCAGCCCGGCGAGTTTTCGATGCATCACGAACGCACCGCACACAGTTCGCTGCCGAATCGCTCGGACGACAGGCGTATCGGCTTCGCATTCTTCTACGTGCCGGCGCATGTCCGCTCGGCCTCGGGTCGGCGTCGCGCGACGCTCGTGCGCGGCGTCGACCGCTTCCATCACTGGGACCCCGACACGCTGCCCGAATACGATTGCGATCCGCGTTCGATGAGCGAACTCGTACAAACGTGGGGCAAATATAAGGACGGTGAAGTGAAGCAGGCAGCGGACATGACCGCGCCGCAGTGA
- a CDS encoding (2Fe-2S)-binding protein: protein MNDAYIKTIELVVNHAPVVDRVEPRTSLADFLREQRMLCGTNIGCEQGVCGACTIDVDGVPTRSCITSAISCAGSAVRTIEGFDDDATMNELRAAFTAEHALQCGYCTPGMLMTARDIVTRLPDADDARVRLELSGNLCRCTGYVGIVRAIRRVLDARRARADAPVQLAVTA from the coding sequence ATGAACGACGCATACATCAAGACGATCGAACTCGTCGTCAATCACGCGCCCGTCGTGGACCGCGTCGAGCCGCGCACCAGCCTCGCGGATTTTCTGCGCGAGCAGCGCATGCTGTGCGGCACCAACATCGGCTGCGAGCAGGGCGTGTGCGGTGCGTGCACGATCGACGTCGACGGCGTGCCCACGCGCTCCTGCATCACGTCAGCGATCAGCTGCGCGGGCAGCGCGGTGCGCACTATCGAAGGCTTCGACGACGACGCGACCATGAACGAACTGCGTGCTGCATTCACGGCCGAGCACGCGCTGCAGTGCGGCTATTGCACGCCGGGCATGCTGATGACCGCGCGGGATATCGTCACGCGCCTGCCCGACGCCGATGACGCCCGCGTGCGTCTCGAACTCTCCGGCAACCTGTGCCGCTGCACCGGCTATGTGGGTATCGTGCGCGCGATTCGACGCGTGCTCGATGCACGCCGTGCGCGCGCGGACGCGCCCGTGCAGCTCGCGGTGACCGCCTGA
- a CDS encoding amino acid ABC transporter ATP-binding protein: MNISNDVPPTILRAADAAGPSCSLSSEAVRSGSETVLQLNGISKSFGENKVLRDVSLTVHKGETVCLLGPSGCGKSTLLRCVNWLEIPDAGTVHVSNRRIGVREGSSIKMSDAELARSRARIGMVFQHFALWPHLTVLQNVMEAPLHVLGRPRDEVRAEAERLLERVGLAGKMDAFPSRLSGGQKQRVGIARALAMKPDILLFDEPTSALDPMLVGEVLQVMRSLALEGATMVIVTHEMEFARQVASRVVFMDAGQVIENAPPEQFFSAPQTPRARQFLARFRAPHHAADDWSETSKLA, translated from the coding sequence ATGAACATTTCGAACGACGTCCCGCCCACCATCCTGCGCGCAGCCGATGCAGCCGGGCCTTCGTGCAGCCTTTCCAGCGAAGCGGTGCGATCAGGCAGCGAGACCGTCCTGCAACTCAACGGCATCTCGAAGTCGTTCGGCGAGAACAAGGTGCTGCGCGACGTGTCGCTCACCGTGCACAAGGGCGAAACCGTTTGCCTGCTCGGGCCGTCGGGTTGCGGCAAGTCCACGTTGCTGCGCTGTGTGAACTGGCTCGAGATTCCCGACGCGGGCACGGTCCATGTGTCGAACCGGCGCATCGGCGTGCGCGAAGGTTCGTCCATCAAGATGAGCGACGCCGAACTTGCGCGTTCGCGCGCGCGCATCGGCATGGTGTTCCAACACTTCGCGCTGTGGCCGCATCTGACCGTGCTGCAGAACGTGATGGAAGCACCCTTGCATGTGCTCGGGCGTCCGCGCGACGAAGTGCGTGCGGAGGCCGAACGCCTGCTGGAACGCGTCGGCCTCGCGGGGAAGATGGACGCGTTTCCTTCGCGGCTGTCGGGTGGGCAAAAGCAGCGCGTGGGCATCGCGCGCGCACTTGCGATGAAACCCGACATCCTGCTGTTCGACGAACCGACCAGCGCGCTCGACCCGATGCTCGTCGGCGAAGTGCTGCAGGTCATGCGCTCGCTCGCGCTGGAAGGGGCGACGATGGTGATCGTCACGCACGAAATGGAGTTCGCGCGCCAGGTGGCAAGCCGGGTCGTGTTCATGGATGCGGGCCAGGTCATCGAGAACGCACCGCCCGAACAGTTCTTCAGCGCGCCGCAAACGCCGCGCGCACGGCAGTTTCTTGCACGTTTTCGCGCGCCGCATCACGCGGCCGACGATTGGAGCGAAACCTCGAAGCTCGCCTGA
- a CDS encoding amidohydrolase/deacetylase family metallohydrolase, whose product MSRFLLKGGRVIDPAQKLDATLDVLVDNGIIAGIGSDIAVHARQAEVIDCSGKLVLPGLIDTHGHIYQYVTGRFGLNADQCGVQSGVTTIIDQGGPSCITIPGFRHYVADRSATRVLAFISAYLVGGLEGHYYPELYRPECLDAAATIKSIRANADLVKGIKAHAEIGGFARWGLDVMKIAAKIGRGAELPLYIHFGQLWPKPESGGLPVQADSIFNQVVETLKPGDILAHPFSRHPGGFVEENGQLHPLVHEAVARGLKIDVGHGSHFSFKTARIVLDAGVVPDTLGADMHGYNTHVPAPAGTPDSHPDEEHSFLGRTQFSLVSAMTSMLALGLPLQHVVAMATCNAAKMVGMEEQIGSLQVGRGADVSVLDDRRGRWILEDNEGTQVITDRLLSPLFCLRDGVRHDAVSPTLPLARAA is encoded by the coding sequence ATGTCAAGATTTCTGCTCAAAGGGGGCCGCGTCATCGATCCGGCCCAGAAGCTCGACGCCACGCTCGACGTTCTGGTGGACAACGGCATCATCGCCGGGATCGGCTCCGATATTGCGGTGCACGCGCGCCAGGCGGAGGTGATCGACTGCAGCGGGAAACTGGTGCTGCCGGGCCTCATCGACACGCACGGCCACATCTATCAGTACGTCACGGGCCGCTTCGGCCTCAACGCGGATCAGTGCGGCGTGCAATCGGGCGTGACGACGATCATCGATCAGGGCGGACCCAGCTGCATCACGATACCGGGCTTCCGGCATTACGTGGCGGACCGCTCGGCCACGCGTGTGCTGGCTTTCATTTCCGCTTACCTCGTTGGCGGACTGGAAGGTCACTACTACCCGGAGTTGTATCGCCCCGAGTGCCTCGACGCCGCTGCAACCATCAAGTCGATCCGCGCCAATGCCGATCTCGTCAAGGGTATCAAGGCGCACGCCGAAATAGGCGGCTTTGCGCGGTGGGGGCTCGATGTGATGAAGATCGCCGCAAAGATCGGCCGTGGCGCCGAATTGCCGCTGTATATCCACTTCGGCCAGTTGTGGCCGAAGCCGGAAAGCGGCGGGTTGCCGGTGCAGGCTGATTCCATCTTCAATCAGGTGGTCGAGACGCTCAAGCCCGGCGATATCCTCGCGCATCCGTTCAGCCGTCATCCGGGCGGTTTCGTCGAGGAGAACGGGCAACTGCATCCGCTCGTGCATGAAGCGGTCGCGCGCGGCCTGAAGATCGACGTCGGGCATGGCTCGCATTTCAGCTTCAAGACGGCCCGCATCGTGCTCGACGCGGGCGTCGTGCCCGACACGCTCGGCGCCGACATGCACGGCTACAACACCCATGTCCCCGCGCCCGCCGGCACGCCCGACAGCCATCCTGACGAGGAGCACTCGTTTCTCGGCCGCACGCAGTTCAGCCTCGTCAGCGCGATGACCAGCATGCTCGCGCTCGGTCTGCCGCTGCAGCACGTCGTCGCGATGGCGACCTGCAACGCGGCAAAGATGGTCGGCATGGAAGAGCAGATCGGTTCGCTGCAAGTGGGGCGCGGCGCGGACGTCAGCGTGCTCGACGACCGTCGCGGCCGCTGGATTCTGGAGGACAACGAGGGCACGCAGGTCATCACCGACCGCTTGCTGTCGCCGCTCTTCTGCCTGCGCGACGGCGTGCGTCACGACGCTGTTTCGCCGACCTTGCCGCTCGCGCGCGCGGCCTGA
- a CDS encoding xanthine dehydrogenase family protein molybdopterin-binding subunit: protein MIKRPQSRGDIHRPQGIGASLTRKEDERFMHGRGEYVPNIRMVGMVDVAFVRSPIAHGHIVGIEKPEAHAHAVYTLADLEGVRPIVANSGLAGFKSSQQPVLASGKVRQVGETIAMCVAATRAEAEDIAAQVFVDFEELPAVVDMLDARREDSALVHEHWGDNVFLETFVDANPDVDLDAIRRDAPIRVHRKLRTARQSMAPMEGRGVVAHWDRRLSQLIVHTSAQMPHITRTGLAECLGLDEGQVRVIAPDVGGGFGYKGILLPEEVCCGWLAMQLEKPVRWIEDRREQLTANANCREHDYDITGYADRDGRLLAVECNAHVDSGAYSSYPFSACLEAAQVGSILPGPYKMERFRCRTWSVATNKPPILPYRGVARTGVCFAIETIMDAIALEAGIEPYEVRLRNLVQPHEMPYDNITGKHFDSGDYPEAVRRAMAAIDLPAVRARQRCGEPDGRRIGFGMSVFCEQGAHGTSVYHGWGIPMVPGYEAAVIRLTPDGVLEVRAGVHSHGQSMETTLAQIAHEVLGIDTDRVRIVLGDTGVTPYSTGTWGSRSIVMAGGAVGRASKELKARLMTIGAHLLQEPIGEVRWESGAVAGKTGRRTLQEIARTWYLAPQLLPPDVDPRGLEVSTSYQAKRDSGTFSYACHAVVVAVDPALGQTEILDYAIVEDGGVLINPMVVDGQVYGGAAQGIGTALYEAMPYSEDGQPLASTLADYILPGATEVPAIRIEHMETPAPYTEFGQKGIGESGAIGPPAALANAVNDALRGLGVRIDQLPITPRLVVEALAKRPAHRADTRKGMPA, encoded by the coding sequence ATGATCAAACGTCCCCAATCACGCGGCGACATCCATCGTCCGCAAGGCATCGGCGCTTCGCTGACGCGCAAGGAAGACGAGCGCTTCATGCACGGGCGCGGCGAGTACGTGCCCAACATCCGCATGGTCGGCATGGTCGATGTGGCATTCGTGCGCAGCCCGATTGCGCATGGTCATATCGTCGGCATCGAAAAGCCGGAGGCGCACGCACACGCCGTCTATACACTCGCCGATCTGGAGGGCGTGAGGCCCATCGTCGCGAATTCGGGGCTGGCAGGCTTCAAAAGCTCGCAGCAGCCCGTGCTCGCGAGCGGCAAGGTGCGCCAGGTCGGCGAAACCATCGCGATGTGCGTGGCCGCGACGCGCGCCGAGGCGGAGGATATCGCCGCACAGGTCTTCGTCGATTTCGAGGAACTGCCCGCCGTGGTCGACATGCTCGACGCGCGCCGCGAAGATTCGGCGCTGGTGCATGAGCACTGGGGCGACAACGTCTTTCTCGAAACCTTCGTCGATGCGAACCCCGACGTCGATCTCGACGCGATTCGCCGCGATGCGCCGATCCGTGTGCATCGCAAGCTGCGCACCGCGCGTCAGAGCATGGCGCCGATGGAAGGGCGCGGCGTCGTCGCGCACTGGGACCGCCGCCTGTCGCAACTGATCGTGCACACGTCCGCGCAAATGCCGCACATCACGCGCACGGGGCTCGCGGAATGTCTCGGCCTCGACGAAGGACAGGTACGCGTGATCGCGCCCGATGTCGGCGGCGGCTTTGGCTACAAGGGCATTCTGCTGCCCGAGGAAGTGTGCTGCGGCTGGCTCGCGATGCAACTGGAAAAGCCCGTGCGCTGGATCGAGGACCGTCGCGAGCAGCTCACCGCGAATGCGAACTGCCGCGAGCACGATTACGACATTACCGGCTATGCGGACCGCGACGGCCGCTTGCTCGCAGTCGAGTGCAACGCGCACGTCGATTCGGGCGCGTACTCGTCGTATCCGTTTTCCGCATGCCTCGAAGCGGCGCAGGTCGGCAGCATTCTGCCTGGGCCGTACAAGATGGAGCGCTTTCGCTGCCGCACGTGGTCGGTCGCGACCAACAAGCCGCCGATCCTCCCCTATCGCGGCGTGGCGCGAACGGGCGTGTGCTTTGCGATCGAAACGATCATGGATGCGATTGCGCTCGAAGCGGGTATCGAACCTTACGAGGTGCGTTTGCGCAATCTCGTGCAGCCGCACGAGATGCCCTACGACAACATCACCGGGAAGCACTTCGACAGCGGCGACTATCCCGAGGCAGTGCGCCGTGCGATGGCCGCGATCGACCTGCCTGCGGTGCGCGCACGACAGCGCTGCGGCGAGCCGGACGGCAGGCGTATCGGCTTCGGCATGTCGGTCTTCTGCGAGCAGGGCGCGCACGGGACATCCGTGTATCACGGCTGGGGCATTCCGATGGTGCCGGGCTACGAGGCGGCCGTGATCCGCCTCACGCCCGACGGCGTGCTCGAAGTGCGCGCGGGCGTCCATTCACATGGACAGAGCATGGAGACCACGCTCGCGCAGATCGCTCATGAAGTGCTCGGCATCGACACGGACCGCGTGCGCATCGTGCTCGGCGATACGGGCGTGACGCCGTATTCCACCGGGACGTGGGGCTCGCGCTCGATCGTGATGGCGGGCGGCGCGGTCGGCCGCGCTTCGAAGGAACTCAAGGCGCGGCTGATGACAATCGGCGCGCATCTGCTGCAGGAGCCCATCGGCGAGGTGCGCTGGGAAAGCGGCGCGGTCGCCGGCAAGACAGGGCGGCGCACCTTGCAGGAGATCGCGCGCACATGGTATCTCGCGCCGCAATTGCTGCCGCCCGACGTCGACCCGCGCGGCCTCGAAGTCTCGACGTCCTATCAGGCGAAACGCGATTCGGGCACCTTCAGCTATGCGTGTCATGCCGTGGTCGTCGCGGTCGATCCGGCGCTGGGCCAGACCGAAATCCTCGATTACGCGATCGTGGAAGACGGCGGCGTGCTGATCAACCCGATGGTGGTCGACGGACAGGTCTACGGCGGTGCGGCGCAAGGTATCGGCACGGCGCTCTACGAAGCGATGCCCTATAGCGAAGACGGTCAGCCGCTCGCCTCGACGCTCGCCGATTACATCCTGCCCGGCGCGACGGAAGTGCCCGCGATTCGCATCGAACACATGGAGACGCCCGCACCTTACACGGAGTTCGGCCAGAAGGGCATCGGCGAGAGCGGGGCGATCGGTCCGCCCGCCGCGCTCGCCAATGCCGTCAACGATGCACTTCGCGGACTCGGCGTGCGTATCGACCAGTTGCCGATCACGCCGCGCCTGGTCGTCGAAGCCCTCGCGAAGCGGCCCGCGCATCGAGCCGATACGCGCAAAGGCATGCCCGCATGA